Proteins encoded by one window of Archaeoglobus veneficus SNP6:
- the hemC gene encoding hydroxymethylbilane synthase yields the protein MPEKIVVGTRGSKLALAQTEKVIAHLKAEGYEVEIRIIKTPGDIMKDRPLHEFKGMGAFVRVIDEALVDGDIDIAVHSYKDVPSKINGVIAAVLERESPCDAFVTREGLTIDELESYSVVGTSSLRRRAQIKRYRPDLKIENLRGNVDTRLRKLREKQYDAILLAEAGLIRLGLNEKVRYQSLNPEIFVPSANQGIIAVETRKGEEDLVSFMNHKRTAVEAEVERAVLKELGVGCAVPVGIYAKFDGKIRLYCEVLSHDGSRAVRVEETLSPKTAIEEAIIIARELKKECGGMLVG from the coding sequence ATGCCTGAGAAAATTGTAGTTGGGACAAGGGGCAGCAAGCTCGCTTTGGCTCAGACGGAGAAGGTAATCGCTCACCTGAAGGCAGAGGGCTACGAGGTCGAAATCAGGATAATCAAGACTCCCGGCGACATAATGAAGGACAGACCTCTGCACGAGTTCAAGGGCATGGGGGCCTTCGTGAGGGTTATCGATGAGGCTCTCGTCGATGGCGACATAGACATCGCCGTTCACAGCTACAAAGATGTGCCCTCGAAGATAAACGGGGTGATTGCAGCCGTTCTCGAGAGAGAAAGTCCGTGTGATGCATTCGTGACGAGAGAAGGTTTGACCATCGACGAACTCGAAAGCTATTCCGTTGTTGGCACATCAAGCCTGAGGAGAAGGGCCCAGATAAAGCGCTACCGCCCCGACCTGAAAATCGAAAACCTGAGAGGGAACGTGGATACGAGGCTGAGAAAGCTGAGAGAAAAACAATACGATGCGATTCTGCTGGCTGAAGCCGGGCTTATAAGGCTTGGCCTCAATGAAAAGGTCAGATACCAGTCCCTGAACCCCGAAATCTTTGTTCCTTCTGCAAACCAGGGTATAATAGCCGTGGAGACGAGGAAGGGTGAAGAAGACCTCGTTTCCTTCATGAATCATAAAAGGACTGCGGTTGAGGCAGAAGTTGAGAGAGCTGTGCTGAAGGAGCTCGGCGTTGGATGTGCAGTGCCCGTCGGCATCTATGCGAAATTCGATGGAAAGATAAGGCTGTACTGCGAGGTTCTTTCACACGACGGCAGCAGGGCTGTGAGGGTTGAGGAAACTCTTAGCCCGAAAACGGCAATTGAAGAAGCCATAATTATTGCAAGGGAGCTCAAAAAGGAGTGCGGAGGGATGCTCGTTGGCTGA